GTAACTCATTAAAAATGGCAAATTCAATGCTCGGCAGCGACCAGCATAAACGAGAAACTAAACTCAAGATAAACGCTCTCATTCGGGAAATTGACCTTTGCATAAGCCAGCTTTCCGAATAAAAATATAACAATGGCCGAACCATTAAAAATAAAACTATCAATTGCAGACAGGGTTTATCCCTTGACCATTAATCCTTCACAGGAAGAGGGGTTGCGGTTGGCAAGCAAAAAGATAGAAGAAATGATTAAGAAGTTCGAGCAAAGTTATGCCGTACGCGATAAACAGGATGTGTTAGCCATGTGCGCCCTCCAGTTTGCAGCCCAGGTAGAGCAAAAGCAAATTGATAATTCAAGAGATACGCAGGAAACAGAAACAAGGCTAAAGGCTTTGGACCGTTTGCTGCAGGAGCAATTATCATAACGTTCTTTAAATTAAATAAGGTTACTGCCTACATTAATACTAATTTTTGGTAAACTCAACAGGAATTCTTTAAAAAGGGTGAGTTGAAGTTGTAAAAGCGAGCCGTCTTTGAGCGGATACTTGACCAGCTTGTTAGCCCTAAACATTCATTTTAAGGAGTTTATTCAAAATAAATATATTGATGTAGGC
The Aequorivita iocasae genome window above contains:
- a CDS encoding cell division protein ZapA, whose product is MAEPLKIKLSIADRVYPLTINPSQEEGLRLASKKIEEMIKKFEQSYAVRDKQDVLAMCALQFAAQVEQKQIDNSRDTQETETRLKALDRLLQEQLS